DNA from Halobaculum sp. XH14:
GAGACGGCGGGAAAGTGCGCGCCGGTCGCCGCCGGCCGAACTCGCGCCCTGCCGGGGCTGAACTGCGACGCCAGCGGCTCGACGAGCTGGTCGACCGCGCGCTCGAAGTCCTCGCGGGAGTGGAGCGGATTGTCCGCTACTGGATCCATACCTACCCCACCGCGACCGTCCGCCAATAACGTTTCCCCGACCGCGTTCCCGACCGGTCCGGGTCGTCCCGGGTGCCGTCGTCCGCCCCGACGCCGGGGGCGAATCCGGACGACTGCTCACCAGTACCGGTCCCACTGGTCGGTCGCCCGGACGAGCGCCTCGAGGTAGAAGTAGTCGCCCCAGATGCAGCACTCGTCGTAGTCGCCGTCCGTCGGGTCGTACGCCCCCTCGGTCAGGAGCCCGTTCGAGTCCAGCCCCTCGGTGGTGTAGTGCTCCGCGAGGCTCCCCAGCGTCTCCAGCGCGGCGTTCCGGTAGCTCGCGGCGCGGCGGTCCGCGAGCGGGAGCTGACGGGCGAGTTCGTCGAGCCCGCAGGCGGCGATGGCGGCCGCCGAGGAGTCGCGCCAGTCCTGCTCGGCCGGCGCGTCGAAGTCCCAGCGGGGGACGCAGTCGGCCTCGACGTTCGAGAGGTAGTGGTTCGCGAGCCGTGCCGACAGTCGAGCGTACGCCCGTTCGTTCGTGTAGTCGGCCGCCAGCGCGTAGCCGTAGATCGCCCACGTCTGGCCGCGCGACCAGCGCGAGTCGGCGTCGTACCCCTGTGCCGTCTCGCCGCCGATCGGCGCTCCCGTCTCCACGTCGCACTTGAACGTGTGGAACGTCGAGCCGTCCGCCCGAACGACGTGTTCCGCGTTGGTTCGGGCGTGGGTCTCCGCGACCGACGCGTACGTCGAGTCGCCCGTCGTCTCGCTCGCCCAGAACAGCAGCGGGAGGTTCATCATCGTGTCGACGATCATGCGTCCGCGGTTCCAGGTGTCCTCTTCGGCCTCGTGGTCGCCCCACGCCTGGATGAGGCCGGGCGCCTCCCAGAACCGGTCGACGAGGAGGTCGGCGGCCGCGAGCGCCGCCGACCGGTACCGTTCGGTCCCGGTGAGCCGGTGGCCCGCGACCGCCGACAGCGTGTACAGGAACCCCAGGTCGTGGGTCTCGACGTCGCCGCTCTCCAGGCGTCGCTCGAACGTCTCCAGTTGCGCCTCGGCGGCCTCGCGGAACCGGGCTTCCCCCGTCACTTCGTACGCGAGCCAGCACAGCCCCGTCCAGAACGACGTCGTCCAGCCGTCCCGGTTGTCGGTCGGCGCGTAGACCAGGTCGTCGCTCGAGGGGCCGGGGAACTCGTCGTGGAACGTGTCGAGGTTCTCGCCGATGCGGGCGATCGCGTCGGAACGCGCCCGCCGGAGAGCCGCCCGATCGACGTCGGGGGGCTCGGCGAACCGGGCCGGAACCTCACCCTCCCCAACGGCAGTCAGTAACGCGTCCGGAGTGCGGGACATGGAAACCGGTACTTGCAGTCCCGGCATAAATCCGTCGTTGCGGCCGACGCGGCGCGGTCGCCTGCGAGCTGCCTCCGAGCAGCAGCGTGACGTCCGCGAGGGATGCTCCACGGCCATCCGGTCGAACCGACCTCGCTTCGCCCTCCGAAGCGGCATTCCGACCCACTGAGCAGCAATAGTGAATCGAATTCACTCATACACCACCCAGGTTTATGTGAACGGGACGTATTCGGGTCCGCATGGCCGAGAACCAGTCGGCGAACCTCGTCAAGTCCGCGCGGACGACGTTTCGGATCCTCGAACTGCTCAAGGAGAAGAAGGAGCCCACGGTCACAGAGTTGACCGCGGAGTTCGACCTCTCGAAGAGCAGCATCCACAACTACCTGACCACGCTCGAGCGCGACGGCTACGTCGTGAAGGAGGGGAACGCCTACCGGCTCGGCCTCAAGATGCTCGACCTGGGCGGCTACGCGCAGCACGGACAGCGGATCTACGACGTCGCGAAGGACGAGGTCACGGCGCTGGCCGAGGAGACGGGGGAACTGGCGAACCTCCTCGTCGAGGAACACGGGAAGGGGATCTACCTCCATCGCGCCCACGGCGAGGACGCCGTCAAGACCGACTCGTACATCGGCCAGGAGGTGTATCTGCACAACACCGGCCTCGGGAACGCGATCCTCGCGCACCTCCCGCGGGACCGCGTCCACGAGGTTCTCGACGAACACGGGATGCCGGCGACGACCGGGAGCACCATCACGGACCGGGACGAACTGTTCGACCACCTCGACGAGGTGCGCGAGAACGGGTACGCGCTCGACGACGAGGCCCGCGTCAAGGGGCTGCGCTGTGTCGCCGTCCCGATCATCAACAACGACGACGAGGTCGAGGGGGCGATCAGCGTCTCCGGCCCGACCAGTCGGTTCCAGGGCGACCGGTTCCGGGAGCGGCTGCCCGAGAAGCTCCAGAGCGTGGCGAACGTGATCGAACTCAACATCACGTACACCTGACGCACACTCAAACTACGTCACCTCCTACTAATTCTGAGGGAGTTTCTAAAATGCACGATGATTGCGGCGTAATCCCGGAACACGAATCATTTCAGGAACTCCGATCTACCATTACTGACGATCAGACAGTATCACTGAGTATGGGCCGGTGAGGAGTTCCAGGACCGGATCACGGCGCTCGGTGATTACAGTCGTACACGCGTAATGGACCGCTGGATAGCCCCGGTTTGTGAGGCTCGACATAGCTATCAAACCTAGAGAACGCACACGTAGTATAGATTTAGTTATGTTTATGTGCTTCTGGTGTGGCTATTTCGAGACGTATCCGACTCGTGGAAGATCGAAGATAGTTCGGGAACTCGGCAGCGGAACCGACGAGTAAAGTCGAATATCTCTGCCGATTTTGAACGAACACATCTGTTCGATCGGGTCCTGCGATCGACCTTCACGAGAACGAAATCCGATTTGTCGTTCTATCACCGGACCTAACGAATGGAAACACTGTGTCGAGAACTGATCGTTTCTCGGCGGGGAGATTTCGAGCGTCCCCTGCTCACCACTCACGCTGCCCCGTCGACGACCGACCGCTTTCCGAGCCTGTCGGTGTCAGGCCGTGTTCCCGTCCTGCGTCTCCCGATCGGTCTCCTCGGCGAGGTCGCTCGCCTCGACCTCCGAGGCGACGCCCCACGGGAGGCCAAGGAACTCCTCGGGTGACTCGACGATGACGCCGATCGGCCCGCCGGGCACGACGTCCTGACCGTCGGCGACGAGGGTCTCGTGGAGGACCCCCCGCTCGGCGGCCACGACAGTCGCGGTCCCGCTTCGGTAGTCGATCTCGGCGATCAGATCGCCCTTCCGGACGGACGCACCCGCGTCGGCGTGCCACCGGATCGAACCATGCGTTCGCCCGTCGGGACCGTCGTCGGGGACGTGGATGATCTCCCCCATCTCGAGAGCCTTGCGCGGGAGCCGCAGTAACCGTTTTGGTAGCAGAACGTGTCGGTTTACACCGAACGGGTTCAGATTCGACGTATCCGGCTTGGACTGCGGCCGTCCGATCGGACCGACGGACGGCGAATTCGTGGGCCCTGATCGCTCGTGCGACCGATCGGCTGGTCACCTTCGACGCGCTCCGTGGTATAGATTCAAGGGACTCGACGGCGTGAGTGGACCGTGAGTTCCACATGTCCGATCTGCTGTTAGAAAACGTCGGTCGCGTCGTCACCGGCGACCCGGCGGACCCGACGAAATCGGTCGAATCGATCCACGTGCGCGACGGCGTCATCGAGGAGCTGGGAGCCTCCGCGACGACCGCCGACACCGTCATCGACGTGCGGGGGACGACCGTCGTCCCGGGGCTGATCGACGCCCACGTCCACCCGGTGGCGGGCGGGTACACGCCCAGACAGAACACGCTCGGCTGGTGTGAAAGCTACCTACACGGCGGCGTCACGTCGATGGTCTCGGCCGGCGAGATCCACCATCCGGGGCGGCCCGCCGACGCGGCGGGGACGAAGTCGCTCGCGGTGCTCAACCGGAAGTCGTACGGGAACCACCGGCCCGGCGGGGTGAAACTCCACGCCGGGACGCTCGTGCTCACGGACGATCTCGCGGTCGAGGACGTCGAGGAGGTCCGTCGGCAGGGCGTCGAGCGCACGAAGATCATCTTCGCCATGGCCGACCTCGATCACGCCCACGACCTCGTGGCCCGGGCGAAGGAGCTCGGCATGGTGACGATGATGCACGCGGGCGGCGCGAGCGTTCCGGGAACCCGGTCCATCGGCGAGGAACAGTTCAGGCGCGTCGAGCCCGACGTCGCGCTCCACTTCAACGGCGGCCCGACCGCGATGCCCGACGACGAGTGGCGAGCCCTCCTCGCGGACACGGACATGGATCTGGAACTCGTCGTCGCGGGGAACCAGCGGACCGCCGGCGAGATCCTGTCGACGCTCGCCGACCGCGACGAGCTTGACCGGCTTCAGATCGCCACGGACACGCCGACGGGCACCGGCGTCGTCCCGTGTGGGATGTGGCTGGAGGCCAGTTTCCTCGCGAGCACGACCGACGTGAGCGCGGCCGAACTCGTCTGTCTGATGACCGGCACGCCGGCCGCCCACCACGGCCTCGACGCGGGTCGGATCGAGCCGGGCCGTCCCGCCGACCTCTGTATCCTCGACGCGCCCCAGGGGAGCGCGGCAGACGACGCCCTCGGCGCGATCGAACACGGTGATTATCCCAGCGTCGACACCGTGCTCGTCGACGGGGAGGTGCTCGTTGACGGGAGTCGGAACACGGGCCCCGCGAAGCGACCGGCGGAGATCCTGTAAGGGTTCACGGGCGGTCGGTTCCCCGTCCCGTTCGGTCGTCCCGCCGGACCGGACTAGCTTTATCATCTCCGTGCGAGACCTTCGAAGCGTATGCTGCTCGATCTCACCCAGACGCTCGAGGAGGACGTCCCGTACCCCGCGGTCTGCCCGCCGCCCTCGTTCGGCACGGTGCTGGACAACCGGGCCGACGATCCGCTCAACGTCCAGCAGTTCTCGCTGTCGACACACACCGGGACCCACATCGACGCGGTGCGCCACCGGTTCCCGGACGGCGAGTCGATCGACGAACTGCCCCTCGAACGGTTCACCGGCGAGTCGGTCGTCCTGGACGTTTCCAGGGAGGAGGCGGGCCCCGTGGACGCCGCGGACCTCGCGGCGGCCGTCGACCGCGACGACCTCTCGATCCGTCCAGACGACGTTGTGCTGCTGTACATGGGCTGGGGCGACAAGTACGGCACGGACGAGTACGAGATCCACCCGTGGCTGACGACGGACGCGGCCGCGTGGCTCGTCGACCGCGAGGTCTCGCTCGTCGGGATGGACACGATCACGCCCGACGTTCCCGGCCCCCACCGATCGGACGACTGGGCGGAGACCGAACGGTGGCCCGTGCACGAAGTGCTGCTCGGCGGTGACGTCCTCATCGCCGAGAACCTGGTCAACCTCGACCGCATCGCCGGCGAGCGCGTCGCGGTGACGGCGTTCCCGCTGAAGATCCGTGACGGCGACGGCGCACAGACCCGGTTCGTCGCCGAGACCGAACACCGAGTCGCACCCGACGAGCCCCGGAGCTAGGTTCCAGTCGAGCGGAGCGCCGGAGCGCCGCAGGCGGTCCCCGCCGGCTCTTCTGACGGTACACGACGCGGAGCGTTCGCCGTGCGTTCCACGCGAAAACCGTCACGTCGTGTTCGCAGTTACCGAACACCGAGTAACCATTACGATCGTATCGTTGTAATTTGAACGGCGGGAATCGGTTGAATACGCCTCGCGGCGCGTTCACCGCGTCGGACTCGTCCGCCGCTCGACTCCGTCGTGCAGCACGGTCGGGAATGCGGGGACGAGCGCCCCCGATCCAGTCGATCTCCGATCCGGACGCGGACCAGTTCTCCGGACCGGACGCTTCGGCCGACCCACGTCGCAGACGGAACCTGTTCGGGATCGCCGAACAGCCATCCCGACGGCGACGGTCGCCGACCGCCCGGCACCCGTCGAGCCGACCGCGACCGGTCCGGATACCGAACCCGATCCGGACCGCTCGGACGCCCGGACGACCCCGACCCGCGTTTTGCGGGTCAAGCTTTAATGCATCCGGGCGAGGAGTGTTCGGTATGACCGACGACGAACCCCAACAACCAGGGGTGAAAACGACCGAAACGATCGTCGAGATAATCGAAACCCTGCGCGACCTCGACGGTGCGAGCGCCGCGACGCTGTCCGACCATCTCGGCATGTCGAGAAGCTGGACGTACGAGCACCTCGTCACGCTGGAGAAGCTGGAGTACGTCGTCAACGAGGACGGGACGTACCGACTGGGGTTGCGGTTCCTCGACCACGGCAAGTACGTCAAGAGCCGGATGCGGATCCACCAGCTCGTCCAGTCGTCGATCGCGCACCTCGCCGAGGAGACCGGCGAACTCGTTCGGTTCGGGGTCGAGGAACACGGGCGCGTCTTCCAGTTGAACGAGGCGGCCGGCGAGCGGGCCGTCGCCGTCGACCGGTGGCTCGGCGAGCACACGCACATGCACTATCTCGCGCTCGGCAAGTCGATGCTGGCGTACATGCCCGAGTCACGGGTCAGGGAGATCCTCGACCGCCACGGGCTGCCGGAGATGACGAACGAAACGATCACCGACGAGGGGAAGCTGTTCGACGAGCTGGAGGAGATCAGGGAGCGCGACGGGATCTCGTTCATCGACTCCGAGCTCGAAGCGGGCGTCAGGGCGGTCGGAGCGCCGATCATCCACTCGGAGGACATCGTCGGCGCGATCAGCGTCTCGGGGCCCGCGAACAGGCTGAAGGGGCCGCTGTTCCGCGAGACCATCCCCGAGCAGATCCGGGCGACGACCAACGAGGTCGAACTCAAGCTCCTCACCGAGCTCGAGTGACCTGAGCTCGGGGGCGAGGCCCGCCCTGCGGGAACGTTAATACGCCCCGCTCGACAGCACAACCCGTGAACCCGTTCGACACGCCGGGGCTTCTCGTGCCGCCGATGACGCCGTTCGCTGCCGGCGGCGACGTCGACCACGAGGCCTACGAGGAACAGATCGAGTACGTCCTCGCGAACTGTGATCCGGCGGCGATCCCGCTGCTGGCCGTCGAAGCACAGGAGTACCGGGCGCTCTCACCCGCCGAGCGGGCCGAGACCGTCCGTCGGGGGGCGGAGATCGTCGACGGGCGCGTCCCGGTCATCGTCGGCGCGTCGGCCGCCAGTCCCCGCCGGGCGATCGAGTTCGGCCGGATCGCAACCGAGGTCGACGCCGACGCGGTCCAGCTTCTGATCCCCCGACGGCTCCAGGGCGGAGCCACGCGCGTCGAGGAACTGGCCGCGTTCTTCGCCGAGGTGGGTGACGCGCTCGACCTGCCGATAGTCGCGTACCACAACCCCGGTCCGGGCGCCTCGTTGACGCCGGACGAACTGGTCCGGCTGGCGAGAGTGGACGCGGTCGCGGCGTTCAAGGAGAGTTCGAGAAACGCCAGGCGCGTGCTCACCCTGATCGAGCGGATCGACCGTGCGGGGCTGGCGAACTACTACACGACGATGGAACTCCTGCTGGTCACCGTCCTCATGGGAGGGTCCGGCGGGACGATGCCCGCCCCGCCAGCCGTGATCGCGAGCGACCTCCTCGCGGCGCTCGCGGACGGCGACCTCGAGGGGGCCCTCGACCGCCAGCGGGCGTTCGCCGAGTTCCCGGCCGGCTTCCTCGAACACGGCTTCCCGGCGGTGATGAAAGCGGCGCTCGCACACGTCGGCGTCGACGCGGGGGTCCCCCTGTCTCCCGCCGGTCCCCTGCCGGCGGAAGTGCGCGCGCGCCTCGCGGACCGGCTGGACGCCGTCGGGCTGGCGGCCCACTCGGCGTCCGATCGCCGGTAAGTCGCCTCAGGTGTCCGCTTCCAGCGGAAGGATCGTCCCCCGGTCGATCTTCACTTCCCCGTCGATCTCCAGGGTCGGGCGGGCGACGACGCCGTCCATGTGCAGTCGGCTCTGCACGTCGCCGCCGACGTCGGCGTTCGTGCCCAGTCCGACGTGGATGCACCCGAGCATGACCTTGTCCTCGCGCTGGACGCCGACGATCTTCGACTCGGGGTTCGTGCCGACCGAGAACTCCGTGGGCATCTTGTACGCGTCCTCGTCGCCGTACTCCTCGAGGATCCGCTCCAGTTCGAGCGCCTGGTACCCCCCGTCGACGTCGACGATGCGCCCCGACTCGATCTCGATCTCGATCGGCTCCTCCAGCCGACCCAGGGCGTGCATCGTCGTGTCGATGACGAGCGTCCCGTCGGCCGTGGCGGGGTCGGGCGGGACGTTGAACTCGCCGCCCGGGCAGATGGCCGCCCGGAAGCCCGGCCGGAACTCCTCGGCGCGCAGCGGCCAGCCCGGCGGCTCCTCCGGATCCGGCTCGTCCGGGACGAACACGCGGTCCTCGATGCTCAGCGTCAGATCACAGCCGTGCTCGCTGGTGAGCCGCGCCTCGCTCCCTCCCTCGAACACCTCCGTCGCCACGCGGTAGGTGAGCCGCTCGATCTCCTTGTAGTCGGCCGTGAAGCCGCCGGACGTGAGCATGTCCATCGTCATCCCCCCGTCGAGACAGACGAAGGGGACGCCGCTCTCCATCGCCTCGTGGCCGGCGGGGCTGTGGAGCATCGCGGTCGTCGTGCAGGTGACGACGACGTCGACCTCCTTCATCTGGGCCGCGACGCTCGCCGGCGGGTCGAAGTAGTCCATCTCCCGCGGTTCGAACACGGAGACGATCGGGTGGGCGCCGATGTCGGCGACGGCGGCCGCGACGGACCGCCACACCTCCGGGTCGTGGTCGGTGTCGGTCACGAGCAGTACCTCGTCGCCGGCCTCGACGTTCGGTTCCAGCGGCTTCTTCACGTACTTCGCGGCCTCGATGGAGCGGTACGGCGCGTGATCGATCGATCGCTGGCCCATGAGTCCCGGTCGTCTTCCGCCCGAATAACTGTTCTGTCGGGCACGGCGCGGACCCCAGTCTCCGATCCCCACACCCGCCTCCCCGCACCCGACCCGACGAAAGCGTTAAGATTCGACGCGGAGACGCTCCAGCACGATGGATTCAGCGATCAGCGGCGTCGTCGCGCCCGTGATCACGCCGGTCGAGGAGGGCGAGATCCGGCCCGACCGCGTCGACCGAAGCGTCGAGTTCACGCTCGAGTGCGGCTGTCACGCGGTAGTGGCGGCCGGGACCGGCGTGCAGGAGACGTCCACGATGTCGCTCGAGGAGCGACGCGAGGTGATCGCCGCGACGGTCGAGGCGGTCGACGGCGCCGTGCCGGTCGTCGCCGGCGTCTCGTTCCCCTCGAAACCGGGGACCGCGGCGCTCCTCGAGCACGCCGCGCGGGAGGGGGCCGACGCGGTCGTCGCGATGCCGCCCTGGGGGCTCCCGCCGAGCGGCGACGCGATCGTGCGCTACTTCGAGTTCGTCGCCTCCGAGAGCGACCTGCCGGTGGTCGCGTACAACAACCCGACGGTGACCGCCGACATGTCGCGTGAGACGATGGCCGCGGTCGCCGCGCTCGACGGCGTCACCGCCGTGAAGGAGAGTTCGCGCGACTGGCTGAAGATCGGGTGGCTGCTCGAACGGGTCCGGCACGCGGGCCACGCTGACGTGTTCACCACGATGGACGTGCTGCTCCCGACGCTCCAGGCCGGCGGCGGCGGCGCCATCATTCCCCCGCCGGCGACCGTGCCCGCGATGGCGGTTCACGAGGCCTACGAGGCCGGAGACCTCGAGGCAGCCGCCGAGGCCCAGCGCACGTTCGGCACGTTCCCGCCGGACGCGGCGAACGGCCTCACCCCGACGGTGAAGGCGGCCGCCGAACGCGCCGGGGTGTCGGTCGGGCCACCGCGCTGGCCCTACGACCGGCTGCCGGCAGAGGCACACGACGACCTCGAGGCGTGGATGGACCGCGTCGACGTTCCGCGGTACGACTGAGCCGTGACCCGGGCTCCCAGCCACACGGCGCCCACTGCGGTTGCTCCCCGCCGGTCACCGGGAGACGAGCCATCGGAGCGCGACCATCGAACCCGCCCCGACCACGCCCACGACGGCCCCGAGCGCGACGAACGCGCTCGGGGTGCCGACCACCGGAAGGAGCGCCGCCACGGCCACGGGACCGAGTAGCTTCCCGACGTTCATCGTCGTGCTGGCGCTCGACATCGCGCCGGCCCGGAGGTGGTCCGGGGCGTGCGCGTTCACCAGCGTCTTCTGGAGCGGGCCCAGGAAGCCGTCGCCGACGCCGTAGACGACGAGCCCCGCGACCAGGGTCGTGAGCGACGGCGAGGTGCCCATCGCTGCCACGCCGACGCCGGCGACCGCGAACGAGACGGCGGCGACGAGCGCGGCGTCGACACGGGCGACGAGCCGCCCGACCTGGGTGGAGCCGACGAGCGCGAACACTCCCTTGAGCGAGACGACGACGCCGACGAGCGACACCGCCAGCCCGAGCTCGCCGACCGCCAGCGCGGAGACGTAGGTGACGACGCCGAACAGGAGCGCGAACCGGAACACCGTCGACAGCAGCACGAGCGCCATCGTCGGCCGTCCGAGCAGTCCCAGGAGCTGTGTGACGTACTCGCGGACCGTCGACCGCCGCTCGGGGCGGACGTCGGGCATCGCGACCCAGGCCCACAGCGCGACCGGCAGGCCGAGCAGGAACAGGAGGAACGGGTACCGCCAGGAGGACAGAAAGAGGAGCCCGGCGATCGCCGGGGAGACCACGTTGACGACGCCCAGGCCGCCGTTGCGAACCCCCTGGGCGGTCGCCTCCCGGCTCCCGTCGTACACGTCGCCGAAGACGGTCATCGTCAGCGGCATCACGGCCGCGAACCCGACGCCCTGGAGGAGCCGGAGCGCGAGCGCGACCTCGAACGACCGGGTGAGCGCGAGCGCGCCGCCGGTCACCGAGAACAGTACGAGGCCGGGGACGAGGACCGTCCGTCGACCGAGCCGATCGGCCACCATCCCCAGCACCGGGACGAGCAGGATCTGGGGGAGCAGGATCGCGACCATGAACCGGCCCACCTCGGCCTCCGAAACGCCGTAGAGCACGGCGAGGTCGACCAGCAACGGGCTGACGAGGTACTCGCCGGTCACGACGACCGCCGCCGAGACGACCATCACCTGCGTGATCCGGTCCCCCGCGACGTCGCCGTCGGCGCCGAAAAGCCACCTGAGGGCCCGCGTCCCGTCGAACGTGCTCATCCGTCACCCTCCCGGGTCCTCCCCCGTGGTCGGTTCACACGCTCTCCTGACGCGGCATCCCGCATGTACGTGTCGACCTGAAGCGACTGATCACGAGCGCGAACAGCGGGGAGCGGCCGCAGTTAGCACCGGGAGGTGAGGGGGCGGCCGCCCCGTGGGCGAGTCACTCGAACCGCTCCTTGATCCACCCGCCGATCCCCTCCGGGACGAAGATCAGCAGGACGATGAGGATCACGCCGTACACGATGAACCGGACCTCGCTGAGGAAGCGAAGCACCTCCGGAACGAACACGACGAACATCCCGCCGATGATGGCCCCGCCGACGGTGGTGATCCCACCTGCGACGGCGGCGAGGATGATCTCGATCGTCGCGTCGAGGTTGAACAACGTCGGGGTGATGTAGCCGGTGATGGGGGCGTAGATGCCGCCGGCGAGCCCGCAGATCGCCCCCGACAGCGAGAACGCGAGCAGCCGGTACCGCTGGGTGTCGATGCCGACCGACTCGGCGACGATGGTCTCCTCGTGGAGCGCCAGGAGCGCCCAGCCGTGTTCGGACTCGACCAGTCGCCTGATGACGAGGTAGGAGCCGACGAACGCCACCAGCGCGACGTAGAAGTACAGCACGTCGATGGAGACGACCGCCGTCAGCGCGTCCGGGAAGTAGAGGTCAGGACTCGGCATCCCGATGCTTCCGCCGAAGAACCCGGGGAAGAGGTCGAGCGCGAGGACGAACATCTCGTTGAACGCGAGCGTGATGATCCCCAGATAGATGCCGGTCGCGCGCGTCGCCGGCTTCCCGAGCGCGTAGGCGACGGCGGTCGTGACGACGATCGCTGCCGGGATCGCGAGCCACGTCGGGACGCCGGCGTTGGCGACTTTGATGAACGTGTATGCTCCGACGCCGAAGAATGCCCCCTGCGAGAGGATGAGCTGACCGGAGTACCCGATCGGGGCAATCGCCGCGAACGCCAGGATCGCGTAGATGAACGAGAGCGTAAACAGGTACAGCCTCGACCCGCTGAATACGAACGGGAGCGCGAACAGCGCGACGGCTGCTACGCCAACCAGCTTGCGCCAGTGGTTCTCGAGGAACGCCTTCGGCCCGCTCACCGTCTCGCTCGCCATCAGGAATCACCTCGCAGGCCCGTGGGACGGGCGATGAGGATGAGGAACAGAATGAGGAAGACGACGAAGATGCGGTACCGGCTGCCGACCACGACCGACGAGATGCTGTCGATGACGCCGATGAGGAGGCTGGCGGCGATGGTCCCGCCGAAGCTGCCGATGCCGCCGACCACGACGATGACGAACGCGAACGCCGTGAGTTCGACGCCGATGGACGGCGAGAGCGGGAAGAGGATACCGTAGAGCACCCCCGTCATCCCCGTGATGAACGATCCGATCCCGAACGTGATCGGGTAGACGCGGTCCTCGTCGACGCCGATGATCTTGGCACCTTCCTTGTCGTTCGCGAGCGCGCGGATCGCGAGCCCGAAGTACGTGTACCGGGTGAACAGGTACAGCGCCGCGAGCATCAACACCGCGACGACCGAGACGAGGACCTGGTTGTACGTGATCGTCCCGCCGAACAGCTGGAAACTCCCGAGGTTCGGGAAGGAGACCCGGAACAACGACGCGCCGAAGTAGTAGCGCAACAGCTCCTCGAAGGCGATGACGATGCCGAACGAGGCGAAGAACGAGAGCAGGAAGAACTCGTCGTCGTCGTACAGCGGAGCCATGATGAGTCGCTCGACGGCGACGCCGGCGACGAACGTCAACACGAGCGCGATGGCGATGGCCGGGACGAGACCGATGCCAAAGCCCATCAGCGCGATGACGCCGAAGCCGCCGAAGGCGGCGAACTCCCCCTGCGCGAAGTTGGGGATGTCGAGGACGCCGAAGATGAGCGTCAGCCCGACTGCCGTCAGCGCGAGCAGGAACCCGAAGATGAGCCCTGTGGCGATCGCGTACGGGATCTGTTCGAGCACCATCTCAGGCCCCCCCTCCGAGGTATCGCTCGACGATCCGGTCGTCGTCCAGGAACTCGGTCGCGTCACCGGTCATCGTGATCCGGCCGTTCTCGAGGAGAGCACCGCGATCCGCGACCTCCAGGGCCTCGTTCACGTTCTGTTCGACCATCACGATGGTCACGCCATCCTCGTTGATGCGTTCGATGCGCTCGAACAGTTCGGTGACGAGATTCGGCGCGAGGCCGACGGACGGCTCGTCCAGCAAGAGCAGGTCCGGTTCGGACATCAGCCCCCGGCCGATGGTGAGCATCTGTGCCTCGCCGCCGCTGAGCGTATC
Protein-coding regions in this window:
- a CDS encoding glycoside hydrolase family 88 protein; this encodes MSRTPDALLTAVGEGEVPARFAEPPDVDRAALRRARSDAIARIGENLDTFHDEFPGPSSDDLVYAPTDNRDGWTTSFWTGLCWLAYEVTGEARFREAAEAQLETFERRLESGDVETHDLGFLYTLSAVAGHRLTGTERYRSAALAAADLLVDRFWEAPGLIQAWGDHEAEEDTWNRGRMIVDTMMNLPLLFWASETTGDSTYASVAETHARTNAEHVVRADGSTFHTFKCDVETGAPIGGETAQGYDADSRWSRGQTWAIYGYALAADYTNERAYARLSARLANHYLSNVEADCVPRWDFDAPAEQDWRDSSAAAIAACGLDELARQLPLADRRAASYRNAALETLGSLAEHYTTEGLDSNGLLTEGAYDPTDGDYDECCIWGDYFYLEALVRATDQWDRYW
- a CDS encoding IclR family transcriptional regulator, which encodes MAENQSANLVKSARTTFRILELLKEKKEPTVTELTAEFDLSKSSIHNYLTTLERDGYVVKEGNAYRLGLKMLDLGGYAQHGQRIYDVAKDEVTALAEETGELANLLVEEHGKGIYLHRAHGEDAVKTDSYIGQEVYLHNTGLGNAILAHLPRDRVHEVLDEHGMPATTGSTITDRDELFDHLDEVRENGYALDDEARVKGLRCVAVPIINNDDEVEGAISVSGPTSRFQGDRFRERLPEKLQSVANVIELNITYT
- a CDS encoding biotin/lipoyl-containing protein; the protein is MGEIIHVPDDGPDGRTHGSIRWHADAGASVRKGDLIAEIDYRSGTATVVAAERGVLHETLVADGQDVVPGGPIGVIVESPEEFLGLPWGVASEVEASDLAEETDRETQDGNTA
- a CDS encoding amidohydrolase family protein, which produces MSDLLLENVGRVVTGDPADPTKSVESIHVRDGVIEELGASATTADTVIDVRGTTVVPGLIDAHVHPVAGGYTPRQNTLGWCESYLHGGVTSMVSAGEIHHPGRPADAAGTKSLAVLNRKSYGNHRPGGVKLHAGTLVLTDDLAVEDVEEVRRQGVERTKIIFAMADLDHAHDLVARAKELGMVTMMHAGGASVPGTRSIGEEQFRRVEPDVALHFNGGPTAMPDDEWRALLADTDMDLELVVAGNQRTAGEILSTLADRDELDRLQIATDTPTGTGVVPCGMWLEASFLASTTDVSAAELVCLMTGTPAAHHGLDAGRIEPGRPADLCILDAPQGSAADDALGAIEHGDYPSVDTVLVDGEVLVDGSRNTGPAKRPAEIL
- a CDS encoding cyclase family protein, with the protein product MLLDLTQTLEEDVPYPAVCPPPSFGTVLDNRADDPLNVQQFSLSTHTGTHIDAVRHRFPDGESIDELPLERFTGESVVLDVSREEAGPVDAADLAAAVDRDDLSIRPDDVVLLYMGWGDKYGTDEYEIHPWLTTDAAAWLVDREVSLVGMDTITPDVPGPHRSDDWAETERWPVHEVLLGGDVLIAENLVNLDRIAGERVAVTAFPLKIRDGDGAQTRFVAETEHRVAPDEPRS
- a CDS encoding IclR family transcriptional regulator, which translates into the protein MTDDEPQQPGVKTTETIVEIIETLRDLDGASAATLSDHLGMSRSWTYEHLVTLEKLEYVVNEDGTYRLGLRFLDHGKYVKSRMRIHQLVQSSIAHLAEETGELVRFGVEEHGRVFQLNEAAGERAVAVDRWLGEHTHMHYLALGKSMLAYMPESRVREILDRHGLPEMTNETITDEGKLFDELEEIRERDGISFIDSELEAGVRAVGAPIIHSEDIVGAISVSGPANRLKGPLFRETIPEQIRATTNEVELKLLTELE
- a CDS encoding dihydrodipicolinate synthase family protein, which codes for MNPFDTPGLLVPPMTPFAAGGDVDHEAYEEQIEYVLANCDPAAIPLLAVEAQEYRALSPAERAETVRRGAEIVDGRVPVIVGASAASPRRAIEFGRIATEVDADAVQLLIPRRLQGGATRVEELAAFFAEVGDALDLPIVAYHNPGPGASLTPDELVRLARVDAVAAFKESSRNARRVLTLIERIDRAGLANYYTTMELLLVTVLMGGSGGTMPAPPAVIASDLLAALADGDLEGALDRQRAFAEFPAGFLEHGFPAVMKAALAHVGVDAGVPLSPAGPLPAEVRARLADRLDAVGLAAHSASDRR